The Desulfobulbus propionicus DSM 2032 DNA segment GGCGGGGACAATGGCCCGGCCGCTGTCGGTGATGGTGTGCAGGGCAATGAGGTTGATGTGGTGGTGGGCGCCCAACTGCATCCGGGCCACGGAGCGGTCGATCAGGTCGGATTTGGCGGTGACCCGCAGCAGGGACACGCGCTGGTCGATGCCGTAGCGGTGGAGCAGGTCCTCGATGGAGCGTTCCTGTCTGCGTTTGACCGTGGTTCGCCGGGCGGCGAGCAGATGGCGGCCCCACAGCAGCATGAAGCCGATGGCCAGGGCGAGAATGACCAGGCCGAAAGGGGTGAAGCTGAAGAAGGACAGCGGCTCCTGGCCACGCTCGCGGAGCACGTTGTTGACCACGATGTTGGGCGTGGTGGCCACCAGGGTCATCATGCCGCTGATCAGCGAGGCGGCCGCCAGGGGAATGAGCAGCCGCTTGTGGTTGATGTCCGCCTTTTCCGCCACCGCCATGGTGATGGGGATGAAGATGGCGGCGGTGGCGGTGGAACTCATGAACGAGCCCACCAGGCTGGAGGCGCCCATGAGCAGCATCAGCAGCCTGCTTTCGCTGGCGCCGCCGCGATCGAGTACCGCCTCGCCCAGCCGCTGGGCAATGCCGGTGTGGACGATGGCCTCGCTGACGATGAACATGCAGGCGATGATGATCACCACCGGGTTGGAAAACCCGGAGAGCGATTCGCCGACATCGAGCACGCCGGAGAGCAGCAGAGTCAGCACCACCAGCAGGGCGACCAGGTCGCCGCGGATGCGGTTGGAGACGAGGAGAACGGCCGCGCCCGCCAGGGTGGCCACGGAGATGAGCAGGTCGGGATGGATCATGAATGGTTGCGTGATCAAAGGGGGAGGGGAAACGGTGGAGCCGGAGCCGTTGGCCGGCCGGCCGCACGGGAGGGAACCAGCGCTACAGCGTCAGTTCCTCCACCCGGCATGTCTGGGCCCCGGCGGCGCGTATCTCTGCGAGGGCCCGTTCGCTGTCGCCCGGCTGGAGATCGACCCCGGCCACGGCGTCAATGAGCACGGTGACCGCCAGGCCGCGCAGGCGGGCATCGAGGACCGTGGCGCGCACGCAGTAGTCGGTGGCCAGGCCGCCAATGTAGAGGTGGCCGACGCCAAGTTGGCGCACAAGATCGGCCAGCACGGTGCCGGCATCGTCCACGCCGTCGAAGGCCGAGTAGCCGTCCAGCTGTTCGTCAATGCCCTTGAAGAGAAGAATGGTGTCGGCGGGCAGGCGCAGGCCCGGATGAAATTCGGCGCCCGGTGTGTTCTGGACGCAGTGCACCGGCCATAGGCCGCCAAAGGGCTGAAAATGACCGGTATGCGGCGGGTGCCAGTCGCGGGTGGCCACGACGGGCAGCCCGGCGGCAGCAAAGGCCGCCGCCGCCCGGTTGAGCGGTTCCACCACCCGGTCGCCATCGGGCACGGCCAATGCCCCGCCCGGACAGAAATCGTTCTGCACATCCACCACGATCAACGCGGCCTTGGGGGTGCTGTTGTGGTTCATGCCTGCCTCCTGCCCGCATTCATCGCCTCGATCAGGCGACAACGCAATGCTTTTAGTTGTGGTGAAATCGACACCTTGTAGCGGTGCGGATTGACGAAGCGGCGGCAGCCCTGGGGCAGCAACGCCAGATCGCGGCGGCAGCGCTCGGCCATGGTCTCGATCGGTTCCTCGGCCAGCAGCCGTTGTCCGCGCTCCATGACCACCTGGCGCAGATCGACCAGCCGGCACGGCGGCAGGGTGGTGTGGCGCAGGGGGTTGGTCGGGTCATAGACGGTGGTGCCGCCGGTCACCGCATCGTCTTCGAGGCAGACCAGATCCTGGAGATAGCTGCCTTCCGGGCCGACGGCGCGCAGCACCCGCTTGGCTCCGGGCAGGGTAGCCTTGGCCAGGTCGCTGGTGCGCTTCATCTTGGGCTGGCCGTCGATGGCCACCAGTTTGTACACCCCGCCCAGGGCCACGCCGCCGGGGCCGGAGGCAGTGGCCAGTTTGGTGCCGACGCCGTAGATGTCCACCCGGCCGCCCTCGTTGCGGATCGATTCGATCACCCATTCGTCGAGTTCGTTGGAGGCAAGGATGCGCACCTCCGGGAAGCCCGCCGCGTCGAGCATCCGCCGGGCCTCACGCGACAGGTAGGCCAGGTCGCCGGAATCAAGGCGGATGCCGCGCAGGTTGTGGCCCCGCGCGTGCAGCTCGCGAGCCACGGTGATGGCGTTGGGCAGGCCGCTTGTGAGGGTGTCGTAGGTATCGACCAGCAGGACGCTGCTGTCCGGGAAGGCGTCGGCATAGGCGCGGAAGGCGGTCAGTTCGTCGGGGAAGGACTGCACCCAGCTGTGGGCGTGGGTGCCGCGCACCGGCAAGCCAAAGTCCATGCCCGCGAGCACGTTGCTCGTCCCCTTGGCGCCGCCGATGCAGGCGGCCCGCGAGGCGGACAGGCCGCCGTCCGGTCCCTGGGCGCGGCGCAGACCGAATTCGATCACCTCGCCATCGCCCGCGGCCGAGCAAATACGCGCCGCCTTGGTGGCCACCAGGGTCTGGAAGTTGATGCTATTGAGCAGTACGGTCTCCACCAGCTGCACCTCGGTCAGGGTGCCGGACACGGTCAGCAGCGGCTCGTTGGCAAAGACCACGCTGCCCTCAAGTGGAGCCACCACCGTGCCACAGAAACGAAAGGTGCGTAGATACTCAAGAAATCTGGGCTTGAACAGGTGCAGGCTGGCCAGGTAGCCGATCTCCTCTT contains these protein-coding regions:
- the pncA gene encoding bifunctional nicotinamidase/pyrazinamidase, translated to MNHNSTPKAALIVVDVQNDFCPGGALAVPDGDRVVEPLNRAAAAFAAAGLPVVATRDWHPPHTGHFQPFGGLWPVHCVQNTPGAEFHPGLRLPADTILLFKGIDEQLDGYSAFDGVDDAGTVLADLVRQLGVGHLYIGGLATDYCVRATVLDARLRGLAVTVLIDAVAGVDLQPGDSERALAEIRAAGAQTCRVEELTL
- a CDS encoding nicotinate phosphoribosyltransferase, coding for MRISPLLTDLYELTMLAGYLEEGMADKQAVFDLYFRTNPFEGGYAIFAGLAPALDCLEQLRFTEEEIGYLASLHLFKPRFLEYLRTFRFCGTVVAPLEGSVVFANEPLLTVSGTLTEVQLVETVLLNSINFQTLVATKAARICSAAGDGEVIEFGLRRAQGPDGGLSASRAACIGGAKGTSNVLAGMDFGLPVRGTHAHSWVQSFPDELTAFRAYADAFPDSSVLLVDTYDTLTSGLPNAITVARELHARGHNLRGIRLDSGDLAYLSREARRMLDAAGFPEVRILASNELDEWVIESIRNEGGRVDIYGVGTKLATASGPGGVALGGVYKLVAIDGQPKMKRTSDLAKATLPGAKRVLRAVGPEGSYLQDLVCLEDDAVTGGTTVYDPTNPLRHTTLPPCRLVDLRQVVMERGQRLLAEEPIETMAERCRRDLALLPQGCRRFVNPHRYKVSISPQLKALRCRLIEAMNAGRRQA